The Punica granatum isolate Tunisia-2019 chromosome 4, ASM765513v2, whole genome shotgun sequence genome has a window encoding:
- the LOC116204569 gene encoding short-chain dehydrogenase TIC 32, chloroplastic-like isoform X1 produces the protein MWLFSRKGASGFSASSTAEEVTQGIDGTGLTAIVTGASSGIGRETTHVLAMRGVHVIMGVRNMTAGRDAREAIVKKIPTAKVDAMELDLSSLASVRKFASDFNTSGLPLNLLINNAGVMLTPYTLSKDNIELQFATNHLGHFLLANLLLDRMKKTARESSKEGRIVNVSSEAHRLTYREGIKFDKLNDEAGYSSMAAYGQSKLANILHANELTRHLKEQGVNITANSLHPGVVATNLFRHMSIFNGFTAMFGKYLLKNAQQGAATTCYVALNPQVKGVSGEYFSDSNLSKASSKATDTELAKKLWDFSMNLVE, from the exons atgtggTTGTTTAGCAGGAAAGGGGCATCTGGGTTCTCGGCTTCCTCCACTGCCGAGGAAGTCACTCAAGGCATCGATGGGACTGGCCTCACCGCCATTGTTACAG GAGCATCTAGTGGGATCGGAAGAGAAACCACGCACGTGCTCGCAATGCGAGGCGTGCACGTAATCATGGGAGTGAGGAACATGACTGCTGGTAGAGATGCCCGAGAAGCCATAGTTAAGAAAATTCCGACTGCTAAAGTAGATGCCATGGAGTTGGATCTGAGTTCCCTTGCCTCTGTTCGGAAGTTCGCATCAGATTTCAACACATCTGGCCTTCCACTTAACCTTCTTAT TAACAATGCAGGTGTGATGCTGACACCTTACACACTATCAAAAGACAACATAGAACTCCAATTCGCCACAAACCACTTAG GTCATTTCCTTCTAGCAAACCTTTTGTTGGATCGCATGAAGAAAACAGCTCGTGAAAGCAGCAAGGAAGGAAGGATCGTAAACGTGTCCTCGGAGGCTCACCGGCTGACTTATCGTGAGGGAATTAAGTTCGATAAGCTCAATGACGAAGCAGG GTATAGTAGTATGGCTGCCTATGGTCAATCGAAGCTTGCCAACATTCTACATGCTAACGAGCTCACAAGGCATTTGAAG GAACAAGGGGTGAACATTACAGCTAATTCGCTTCATCCCGGAGTAGTCGCCACTAATCTTTTCCGACACATGAGCATATTTAATG GGTTCACGGCTATGTTTGGGAAGTATTTGCTTAAGAATGCCCAACag GGGGCAGCCACGACCTGCTATGTGGCATTGAATCCTCAGGTGAAGGGGGTCAGCGGCGAATACTTTTCGGACAGTAACTTGTCCAAGGCAAGCTCGAAGGCCACGGACACAGAGTTGGCGAAGAAATTGTGGGATTTCAGCATGAACTTGGTCGAGTGA
- the LOC116204566 gene encoding mitogen-activated protein kinase kinase kinase YODA, whose translation MPSLWGKSSSKDAKKKLSKESFIDILHRKFKSPSEAKLNSRSGGSRRHCSDSVSERGSLSRTVSRSPSPSKHVSRCQSFAERPHAQPLPLPGLHPGSVGRTDSGISITVKPRSEKSGKSFIPLPRPACIRIKANQAEIDGDLITASVSSESSSDSDDPADSSQRSPQATDCDTGATTTACSPSSMMLKDQKPTVSQINLKESRKPANLTIGHHISPTSPKNRPLISQSPNLQILHSGAICSAPDSSMSSPSRSPLRAFGTEQVINSAFWCGKHYADVTLLGSGHCSSPGSGHNSGHNSMGGDMSGQLFWQQSRGSPEYSPLPSPRMTSPGPSSRIHSGAVTPIHPRAGGACLEPQISWPDDGKQQSHPLPLPPVTISNASPFSHPNSAATSPSVPRSPGRSEAPTSPVSRWKKGKLLGRGTFGHVYVGFNSESGEMCAMKEVTLFSDDAKSKESAKQLIQEITLLSRLQHPNIVQYYGSETVDDKLYIYLEYVSGGSIYKILQEYGQLGELAIRSYTQQILSGLAYLHAKNTVHRDIKGANILVDPNGRVKLADFGMAKHITGQSCPLSFKGSPYWMAPEVIKNSNGCNLAVDIWSLGCTVLEMATTKPPWSQYEGVAAMFKIGNSKELPAIPDHLSEDGKDFIRQCLQRNPLHRPAAARLLEHPFVKSAAPLERVERPVSGPEPSDPSPGVAIAARPPGVGQPRNPSAFDSERLAVHSSRITKPGPLASDAHIPRNISCPVSPIGSPLLHARSPQHFNGRMSPSPISSPRTASGSCTPLTGSTGAIPFNHVKQMFYLHDGFGNLPKQSSSTYISGGAPYHDSNPEIFWGMQTGNHMFSELVSSDNDVLSKQFGRPIQGDLCDGQSVLTDRVSRQLLRDHVKVNLSLDVGPSSRFPSRCNGNLT comes from the exons ATGCCTTCATTGTGGGGGAAATCCTCATCTAAAGATGCAAAGAAGAAACTGAGCAAGGAGAGTTTCATTGACATATTGCATCGTAAATTTAAAAGTCCATCTGAAGCAAAATTAAATAGTAGGTCAGGTGGATCACGGAGGCATTGCAGTGACTCTGTCTCAGAAAGGGGATCTCTGTCTCGAACTGTATCCAGATCTCCCTCTCCGTCTAAGCATGTTTCCAGATGTCAGAGTTTTGCTGAAAGGCCTCATGCTCAACCACTCCCACTTCCAGGTCTTCATCCTGGCAGTGTTGGACGCACTGATTCTGGAATCAGTATAACTGTAAAACCTCGGTCAGAGAAAAGTGGCAAATCATTTATTCCTCTACCCAGACCTGCTTGCATTCGCATCAAGGCCAATCAAGCTGAGATAGATGGTGACTTGATAACTGCTTCAGTTTCTAGTGAGAGCTCCAGCGATAGTGATGATCCTGCAGACTCAAGTCAACGAAGTCCCCAGGCAACAGATTGTGACACAGGGGCCACAACTACTGCATGCAGTCCTTCCAG CATGATGCTGAAGGATCAAAAACCTACTGTCTCTCAGATTAATTTGAAGGAGTCCAGGAAACCAGCAAACCTCACCATTGGTCATCATATTTCCCCAACATCTCCCAAGAATAGACCATTGATCAGTCAATCACCTAATCTACAGATTCTTCATTCCGGTGCTATCTGTAGTGCTCCAGATAGCTCCATGTCAAGTCCTTCTAGAAGTCCATTGAGAGCATTTGGCACAGAGCAGGTCATCAATTCTGCTTTCTGGTGTGGGAAGCATTATGCAGATGTCACATTGCTGGGATCTGGCCACTGCTCAAGTCCTGGTTCAGGCCATAATTCTGGCCATAATTCAATGGGTGGGGATATGTCAGGACAGTTGTTCTGGCAGCAAAGTCGGGGCAGCCCTGAATATTCACCCCTGCCGAGTCCACGAATGACAAGCCCTGGACCTAGCTCCAGAATTCATAGCGGAGCTGTCACACCTATTCATCCCAGAGCCGGAGGAGCATGTCTAGAGCCACAAATAAGCTGGCCTGATGACGGCAAACAACAAAGTCATCCTTTGCCGCTTCCCCCAGTGACAATTTCCAATGCATCACCGTTCTCCCATCCAAATTCAGCAGCTACATCTCCTTCAGTACCACGCAGTCCTGGGAGGTCAGAAGCTCCAACAAGCCCGGTGTCACGctggaaaaaaggaaaactgcTTGGTAGAGGGACATTTGGACACGTTTATGTTGGCTTCAATAG CGAAAGTGGTGAGATGTGTGCAATGAAGGAGGTCACATTATTTTCAGATGATGCAAAGTCAAAGGAAAGTGCAAAGCAGTTAATACAG GAAATTACTCTATTGAGTCGTTTGCAGCATCCAAACATCGTGCAGTACTATGGATCAGAAACA GTCGATGACAAGCTGTATATTTACCTAGAGTATGTATCTGGTGGTTCCATCTATAAAATCCTCCAAGAATACGGGCAACTTGGTGAACTGGCTATTCGTAGTTATACTCAACAGATCTTATCTGGCCTTGCATACTTGCATGCTAAGAATACTGTCCACAG GGATATCAAAGGAGCTAATATACTGGTTGACCCGAATGGCCGAGTCAAGTTGGCAGACTTTGGGATGGCTAAGCAT ATCACTGGTCAGTCCTGTCCCCTTTCTTTCAAAGGGAGCCCATACTGGATGGCGCCTGAG GTTATAAAGAACTCAAATGGCTGCAACCTGGCTGTTGATATATGGAGCCTTGGATGCACTGTTTTGGAAATGGCTACAACCAAACCACCTTGGAGCCAGTATGAGGGG GTTGCTGCTATGTTTAAGATAGGGAACAGTAAAGAACTCCCTGCAATTCCAGACCATCTCTCAGAAGATGGGAAGGATTTCATACGGCAATGTTTGCAGAGGAATCCTTTGCATCGTCCTGCAGCCGCTCGGCTTCTGGAGCACCCTTTTGTGAAATCTGCTGCTCCATTAGAACGAGTGGAGAGACCAGTTTCAGGGCCTGAGCCTTCAGATCCATCTCCTGGAGTCGCAATAGCAGCAAGACCACCG GGAGTTGGCCAACCAAGAAATCCCTCTGCTTTTGATTCCGAGAGGCTCGCTGTTCATTCATCTAGAATTACCAAACCGGGTCCTCTAGcaag TGATGCTCATATTCCGAGGAATATCTCCTGTCCTGTCTCGCCCATTGGGAGCCCTCTTCTCCATGCAAGGTCACCGCAGCATTTTAATGGAAGGATGTCTCCTTCACCAATCTCAAGCCCCAGAACTGCTTCAGGTTCCTGCACCCCTCTAACAGGCAGTACTGGTGCCATCCCATTTAATCATGTGAAGCAAATGTTTTACCTGCATGATGGATTCGGGAACTTGCCAAAGCAATCAAGCAGTACCTACATCAGTGGTGGGGCCCCTTACCATGATTCGAATCCTGAAATTTTTTGGGGTATGCAGACGGGTAATCACATGTTCTCGGAACTAGTCTCCAGTGATAATGATGTTCTTAGCAAGCAATTTGGAAGGCCCATTCAGGGGGACTTGTGTGATGGGCAGTCAGTTTTGACTGATCGGGTTTCTCGGCAGCTTCTGAGAGATCATGTCAAGGTGAATTTATCTCTTGACGTTGGTCCAAGTTCTCGATTTCCAAGCCGCTGCAATGGAAACTTGACTTGA
- the LOC116204570 gene encoding uncharacterized protein LOC116204570, producing MSGGVGPSKDIGGLHGEEHEQEQQQQPTARKPDGRRWSLGLRHLNCLALCIVLAASGTVSPWDLAFVAFAALYMLFISRASFPPRRPGPEPTVFDRNNRALGLYVQFAAVVGLYLPIAYILEGVYEGDKAGVNAAAPHLFLLAAQVFMEGVAFSGQFSTPVRAFVPVFYNSRRIATIIEWLGNEFGETGEELYGVPRRRLYVGRGLAIANMALWSFNLLGFLVPVYLPRVFKGYYSYPSNKSKD from the coding sequence ATGTCGGGTGGTGTTGGTCCAAGCAAAGACATCGGCGGCCTCCACGGGGAGGAACATGAGCaagaacagcagcagcagcccaCAGCCCGGAAGCCTGACGGCAGGCGTTGGTCCCTCGGCCTCCGCCACCTCAACTGCCTCGCCCTCTGCATCGTCCTCGCCGCTAGCGGCACCGTCAGCCCCTGGGACCTGGCCTTCGTGGCCTTCGCCGCCCTCTACATGCTCTTCATCTCGAGGGCCTCCTTCCCGCCCCGCCGTCCCGGGCCCGAGCCCACGGTGTTCGACCGCAACAACCGAGCCCTCGGCCTGTACGTCCAGTTCGCGGCAGTCGTGGGGCTCTACCTTCCGATCGCGTACATCCTCGAGGGTGTCTACGAGGGCGACAAGGCCGGCGTCAATGCCGCGGCCCCGCACCTGTTCCTCCTTGCGGCCCAGGTATTCATGGAGGGGGTTGCGTTCTCGGGGCAGTTCTCGACCCCGGTCCGGGCCTTTGTCCCGGTGTTCTACAACTCGAGGAGGATCGCCACGATCATCGAATGGCTCGGGAACGAGTTCGGGGAGACCGGGGAGGAGTTGTATGGAGTTCCGAGGAGGAGGCTGTACGTGGGGAGGGGGCTCGCTATAGCAAATATGGCACTTTGGAGCTTCAACCTGCTGGGGTTTCTGGTGCCTGTCTATCTCCCGAGGGTCTTCAAGGGATATTACTCATACCCATCGAATAAGTCGAAAGATTGA
- the LOC116206069 gene encoding proline-rich receptor-like protein kinase PERK14: protein MRNAGNNTAAAFETINAAAAAIITADSRAQPAAAQKRRWGSCWNLYRCFGHHRTSKRIGHAVLVPEPILPPPPAPDAQPSGATVVPFIAPPSSPASFLQSDPPSITQSPTKLLSLAALSAQSHSSGGSAPVFSIGPYAYETQLVSPPVFSTFTTEPSTAAYTPPPESVQATTPSSPEVPFAQLLASSLERARKNGVPCQFYYPGSPGSQLKSPGSGVSNSGTSSPFPEKPPVRVPGFEHSSYRKWGSRLGSGSLTPDGAGLRSRLGSGSLTPCQETFPVDEQIIAKVGSAFNSPGRSRNDEDNAVTSHHRVSFELTGEDVARCLESKSAATSFRALQEFPDGEALDSSIENHHSVSVQSAKEFNFVNTTRDYDAKPEPVTGAEWWANEKAAARDSKSRNSWSFFPFLGPQAS, encoded by the exons ATGAGGAATGCCGGAAACAACACCGCAGCCGCCTTTGAGACCATCaacgccgccgccgccgctaTAATCACAGCCGACTCACGTGCCCAGCCGGCCGCCGCCCAG AAGAGAAGATGGGGAAGCTGCTGGAACCTATACCGGTGTTTCGGACACCACCGAACCAGCAAAAGAATCGGTCATGCAGTTCTTGTCCCAGAACCCATCCTTCCGCCGCCTCCTGCTCCCGATGCACAGCCTTCGGGAGCTACTGTAGTGCCATTCATAGCCCCTCCATCGTCTCCTGCATCTTTCCTCCAATCGGATCCTCCGTCGATCACCCAGTCGCCCACTAAACTGCTCTCCCTCGCTGCCCTCTCCGCCCAGTCCCACTCTTCTGGAGGTTCTGCTCCTGTCTTCTCCATCGGTCCTTACGCTTATGAGACGCAGTTGGTGTCTCCACCAGTCTTCTCAACATTCACTACCGAACCGTCCACCGCTGCTTACACACCTCCGCCCGAATCTGTCCAAGCAACGACACCTTCTTCGCCTGAAGTGCCCTTTGCACAGCTGCTGGCTTCTTCTCTGGAACGAGCTCGGAAGAACGGAGTGCCCTGCCAGTTTTACTATCCGGGAAGCCCAGGTTCTCAGCTGAAATCGCCGGGTTCAGGTGTCTCAAATTCCGGAACTTCTTCTCCATTCCCCGAGAAACCCCCTGTTAGAGTCCCAGGATTCGAACATTCCTCGTACCGAAAGTGGGGTTCAAGGCTAGGCTCTGGATCTCTAACGCCAGATGGAGCGGGATTACGTTCTAGGCTTGGTTCGGGTTCTTTAACTCCATGCCAAGAAACTTTTCCAGTCGATGAACAGATAATTGCCAAGGTGGGAAGCGCCTTTAATTCTCCTGGCAGGTCAAGAAATGACGAAGATAATGCCGTAACGAGTCATCACAGGGTCTCATTTGAGTTGACTGGAGAGGATGTCGCGCGTTGCTTGGAGAGTAAATCGGCGGCAACTTCTTTCCGGGCTCTACAAGAATTTCCGGATGGTGAGGCACTGGACAGCTCCATCGAGAATCACCACTCGGTCTCCGTTCAGTCTGCAAAGGAGTTCAACTTCGTGAACACAACCAGAGATTATGATGCTAAACCCGAACCTGTTACCGGGGCCGAGTGGTGGGCCAACGAAAAAGCTGCTGCGAGGGACTCCAAGAGCCGAAACAGCTGGTCATTTTTCCCGTTTCTTGGGCCCCAAGCCAGCTGA
- the LOC116204569 gene encoding short-chain dehydrogenase TIC 32, chloroplastic-like isoform X2: MRGVHVIMGVRNMTAGRDAREAIVKKIPTAKVDAMELDLSSLASVRKFASDFNTSGLPLNLLINNAGVMLTPYTLSKDNIELQFATNHLGHFLLANLLLDRMKKTARESSKEGRIVNVSSEAHRLTYREGIKFDKLNDEAGYSSMAAYGQSKLANILHANELTRHLKEQGVNITANSLHPGVVATNLFRHMSIFNGFTAMFGKYLLKNAQQGAATTCYVALNPQVKGVSGEYFSDSNLSKASSKATDTELAKKLWDFSMNLVE, encoded by the exons ATGCGAGGCGTGCACGTAATCATGGGAGTGAGGAACATGACTGCTGGTAGAGATGCCCGAGAAGCCATAGTTAAGAAAATTCCGACTGCTAAAGTAGATGCCATGGAGTTGGATCTGAGTTCCCTTGCCTCTGTTCGGAAGTTCGCATCAGATTTCAACACATCTGGCCTTCCACTTAACCTTCTTAT TAACAATGCAGGTGTGATGCTGACACCTTACACACTATCAAAAGACAACATAGAACTCCAATTCGCCACAAACCACTTAG GTCATTTCCTTCTAGCAAACCTTTTGTTGGATCGCATGAAGAAAACAGCTCGTGAAAGCAGCAAGGAAGGAAGGATCGTAAACGTGTCCTCGGAGGCTCACCGGCTGACTTATCGTGAGGGAATTAAGTTCGATAAGCTCAATGACGAAGCAGG GTATAGTAGTATGGCTGCCTATGGTCAATCGAAGCTTGCCAACATTCTACATGCTAACGAGCTCACAAGGCATTTGAAG GAACAAGGGGTGAACATTACAGCTAATTCGCTTCATCCCGGAGTAGTCGCCACTAATCTTTTCCGACACATGAGCATATTTAATG GGTTCACGGCTATGTTTGGGAAGTATTTGCTTAAGAATGCCCAACag GGGGCAGCCACGACCTGCTATGTGGCATTGAATCCTCAGGTGAAGGGGGTCAGCGGCGAATACTTTTCGGACAGTAACTTGTCCAAGGCAAGCTCGAAGGCCACGGACACAGAGTTGGCGAAGAAATTGTGGGATTTCAGCATGAACTTGGTCGAGTGA
- the LOC116204568 gene encoding short-chain dehydrogenase TIC 32, chloroplastic-like, giving the protein MSVWLMLRRKGASGFSAASTAEEVTEGIDGAGLTAVVTGASSGIGYETARVLALRNVHVVMGVRNMAAAKEVKDAITKQNPAARIDAMELDLSSIASVRRFASTFSSSGLPLNILINNAGIMMTPFMLSKDRIELQFATNHIGHFLLTNRLLETMKNTAERSQKEGRIVNVSSRRHKLSYREGIRFDRINDQSGYDSLSSYGQSKLANILHASELARRLKAEGADVTANSVHPGPIATNLFRHSSFLTGIINIFGKYFLKNVQQGAATTCYAALHPQVRGLTGKYFADCNIAEASAQANDTEMAKKLWDLSLDLIDR; this is encoded by the exons atgtCTGTGTGGTTGATGTTGAGGAGGAAGGGGGCGTCGGGGTTCTCAGCAGCTTCAACGGCTGAGGAGGTAACTGAAGGGATCGACGGGGCTGGCCTCACAGCCGTTGTCACCG GGGCGTCGAGTGGTATTGGCTACGAGACTGCTCGTGTTCTTGCACTTCGGAATGTTCATGTTGTTATGGGGGTTCGGAACATGGCAGCTGCTAAGGAGGTAAAGGATGCAAtaaccaagcaaaaccctgCTGCAAGAATCGATGCCATGGAGTTGGATTTAAGTTCGATTGCTTCAGTCAGGAGATTCGCCTCGACATTCAGTTCTTCGGGCCTTCCGCTGAATATTCTCAT CAACAATGCTGGAATCATGATGACTCCGTTCATGCTCTCGAAAGACAGAATAGAATTGCAATTTGCGACAAATCACATAG gtcattttcttttaaccAATCGTTTACTCGAAACTATGAAAAACACAGCCGAGAGAAGTCAAAAGGAAGGCAGGATTGTGAATGTCTCATCGCGCCGGCATAAGTTGTCATATCGTGAGGGGATTCGGTTTGATAGGATAAATGATCAATCTGG CTACGACAGTCTATCTTCATATGGCCAATCTAAGCTTGCCAACATTCTTCACGCCAGTGAACTTGCAAGGCGTCTGAAG GCCGAAGGGGCAGACGTGACTGCTAACTCAGTCCATCCGGGACCAATCGCCACAAATCTTTTCCGCCACAGCAGCTTCCTCACCG GTATTATCAATATCTTTGGCAAGTATTTCCTGAAAAATGTTCAGCAG GGAGCAGCAACTACATGCTATGCGGCGTTGCATCCGCAAGTTCGAGGACTTACTGGCAAGTATTTCGCCGACTGTAACATAGCTGAAGCGAGTGCTCAAGCAAACGACACAGAAATGGCAAAGAAACTCTGGGATCTGAGCTTGGACttgatagatagatag
- the LOC116204567 gene encoding uncharacterized protein LOC116204567: MSVVKVKTSNALGGVKLEEGNESLNTLARQGIGKEPFLSVPRSTDNPVQLIQFLHAFDNQDIPGWPFLTQVKVPMQKCDKCNREFFSPINYRRHMRVHHRLKKLDKDSMKNRDLLRVFWDKLSADEAKEIVALKNASVEDLPGATVIKTLASLIRKPGFPPLPHFCIKSGSALLEIVQARPSRFSISSQELFSILDDASEKTFLSGPAISMQKYLFDGEAAKIGLDTKNLVAFTSFLLEQKLIEAWLADKDAEALRCQKLLVEEEEAAQKRQAELLERKRRKKLRQKEQKAKEHRNEEVVRDSFNSMAAEPPSQASAHDNASDSESQDLDGPSEISLFEMSQIPSVEDVDSEANSGVGFVDNDSNACQNIEPRSHQSLGVPNWHAPPKPRAMSNGFYQMKNSSSSKPEFKSKNGIRDLRVAHTVNNKKVWSRKPKPEKDGENLKFRVQEAFVQVGQDKEHELLIGSIAVNLGSSHTREKCDNAHFPEDDGTQEYQPSKKFNNAHEKNSRSDSNHSGASQSTVKHWRRRQEVKDSVPVQRESEVNSSFLKDDDQTVNNEECLRSSSLNGHHCEIECHSLPSESNRPGNLHFSSDAARTFLSQRWKEAIAADHVKLVLLPELEPSAAGTQDCTDVSDSDKRSILRNAEDRMVNGPSASGPAKPELKMKPEKGLKKRYILKQRANDT; this comes from the exons ATGTCAGTTGTGAAAGTCAAGACATCTAATGCTCTAGGAGGAGTGAAGTTGGAGGAGGGGAATGAATCTTTAAATACATTAGCCAGGCAAGGAATTGGAAAAGAGCCTTTTCTCTCCGTACCAAGGTCCACAGACAACCCAGTGCAGTTGATTCAGTTTCTTCATGCTTTCGACAATCAAG ATATTCCCGGCTGGCCATTTTTAACTCAAGTGAAGGTGCCGATGCAGAAGTGTGATAAGTGCAACCGAGAATTCTTTTCGCCCATTAACTACCGTAGACATATGCGTGTGCACCATCGTCTGAAAAAGCTAGACAAG GATAGTATGAAAAACAGGGATCTATTGCGCGTCTTCTGGGATAAG CTATCTGCTGATGAAGCTAAGGAAATTGTCGCATTAAAGAATGCCTCAGTGGAG GATCTTCCGGGTGCTACCGTAATAAAGACCTTGGCATCACTTATACGCAAACCTGGATTTCCTCCATTGCCGCATTTTTGTATAAAATCTGGTTCAGCTCTTTTG GAGATTGTACAGGCTAGACCATCTAGATTTTCCATCTCTTCACAAGAACTTTTTAGTATCCTTGATGATGCTAGTGAGAAGACATTCTTGAGTGGCCCTGCCATATCTATGCAAAAGTATTTATTTGATGGAGAGGCTGCGAAAATTGGTCTGGACACAAAGAACCTTGTTGCATTCACCAGTTTCTTGTTGGAGCAAAAATTG ATTGAAGCATGGCTAGCTGATAAAGATGCCGAAGCTTTGAGATGCCAGAAGTTGCTggtggaagaggaagaagctgCCCAGAAGAG GCAAGCTGAACTTTTGGAGCGGAAGAGGCGTAAAAAGCTCAGGCAGAAAGAACAGAAAGCTAAGGAGCATAGAAACGAGGAGGTCGTCAGAGATAGCTTTAATTCCATGGCAGCTGAGCCTCCATCACAAGCATCAGCACATGATAATGCATCTGATTCGGAGAGTCAGGATCTTGATGGACCTTCAGAAATTTCACTGTTTGAGATGTCTCAAATTCCAAGTGTGGAAGATGTGGATTCCGAAGCTAACTCAGGGGTTGGCTTTGTTGACAATGATTCCAACGCTTGTCAGAACATTGAACCACGGAGTCATCAATCTTTGGGTGTCCCTAACTGGCATGCGCCACCAAAGCCACGTGCCATGTCCAATGGCTTCTATCAGATGAAGAATTCTTCGTCATCGAAACCAGAATTCAAGAGTAAGAATGGAATACGGGATCTAAGAGTTGCTCATACTGTGAACAACAAGAAAGTATGGAGCCGAAAGCCTAAACCCGAGAAAGATGGGGAGAACTTGAAGTTCAGAGTGCAGGAGGCATTTGTACAAGTCGGTCAAGATAAGGAACACGAGCTTCTGATTGGTTCCATAGCTGTCAACCTTGGAAGCTCGCATACGCGAGAAAAATGTGATAATGCTCATTTTCCAGAGGATGACGGTACCCAAGAGTATCAGCCTTCGAAGAAGTTTAACAATGCCCATGAGAAAAACAGCAGAAGCGACAGCAATCACAGTGGTGCAAGTCAGTCGACAGTGAAGCACTGGAGGCGTAGGCAAGAAGTAAAAGATTCTGTTCCTGTTCAGAGAGAATCTGAAGTTAATTCAAGTTTTCTAAAGGACGATGATCAGACAGTAAATAATGAAGAGTGTCTGAGGTCATCGTCTCTGAATGGTCATCATTGTGAGATCGAGTGCCATTCGCTGCCCTCGGAAAGTAATCGACCAGGGAACTTGCATTTCTCAAGTGACGCTGCAAGAACTTTTCTTTCTCAGA GATGGAAGGAAGCTATTGCTGCAGACCATGTGAAACTTGTCTTATTGCCGGAACTGGAGCCTTCAGCTGCAGGAACTCAAGACTGCACAGATGTTTCAGATTCCGATAAACGAAGcattctcaggaatgcagaaGATAGGATGGTGAATGGCCCCTCGGCTTCTGGACCTGCCAAACCCGAGCTCAAGATGAAGCCTGAGAAGGGGCTCAAGAAAAGATACATTCTGAAGCAGAGAGCGAACGACACATGA